One Chrysiogenia bacterium DNA window includes the following coding sequences:
- the tuf gene encoding elongation factor Tu (EF-Tu; promotes GTP-dependent binding of aminoacyl-tRNA to the A-site of ribosomes during protein biosynthesis; when the tRNA anticodon matches the mRNA codon, GTP hydrolysis results; the inactive EF-Tu-GDP leaves the ribosome and release of GDP is promoted by elongation factor Ts; many prokaryotes have two copies of the gene encoding EF-Tu), with translation PEGTEMIMPGDNAQMEVELITPIAMEDGVRFAIREGGRTVGAGVVTEIIE, from the coding sequence TTCCCGAGGGAACGGAAATGATCATGCCGGGCGACAACGCCCAGATGGAAGTAGAACTCATCACCCCCATCGCCATGGAAGACGGCGTGCGCTTCGCAATCCGCGAAGGCGGACGCACCGTCGGAGCTGGCGTTGTTACGGAGATTATTGAGTAA
- the rpmG gene encoding 50S ribosomal protein L33, which translates to MASDHRIQIGLKCSETGIINYVTMKNKNNTKDKLELMKFSPKLRKHTLHKECKLPNPKG; encoded by the coding sequence ATGGCTAGCGATCACAGAATTCAGATTGGTCTCAAGTGTTCGGAAACGGGCATCATCAATTACGTGACCATGAAGAACAAGAACAATACCAAGGACAAGCTGGAGCTGATGAAGTTCTCGCCCAAGCTCCGCAAGCACACACTCCACAAGGAGTGCAAGCTGCCCAACCCGAAGGGTTGA